A window from Canis aureus isolate CA01 chromosome 23, VMU_Caureus_v.1.0, whole genome shotgun sequence encodes these proteins:
- the PTH gene encoding parathyroid hormone, with product MMSAKDMVKVMIVVFAICFLAKSDGKPVKKRSVSEIQFMHNLGKHLSSMERVEWLRKKLQDVHNFVALGAPIAHRDGSSQRPLKKEDNVLVESYQKSLGEADKADVDVLTKAKSQ from the exons ATGATGTCTGCAAAAGACATGGTTAAAGTAATGATTGTCGTGTTTGCAATTTGTTTTCTTGCAAAATCAGATGGGAAACCTGTTAA GAAGAGATCTGTGAGTGAAATACAGTTTATGCATAACCTGGGCAAACATCTGAGCTCCATGGAGAGGGTGGAATGGCTACGGAAGAAGCTCCAGGATGTACACAACTTTGTTGCCCTTGGAGCTCCAATAGCTCACAGAGATGGTAGTTCCCAGAGGCCCCTAAAAAAGGAAGACAATGTCCTAGTTGAGAGCTATCAAAAAAGTCTTGGAGAAGCCGACAAAGCTGATGTGGATGTATTAACTAAAGCTAAATCCCAGTGA